The Flavobacterium jumunjinense genome includes a region encoding these proteins:
- a CDS encoding 7-carboxy-7-deazaguanine synthase QueE: MLQKEVQLAVDKGEMLPLMEEFYTIQGEGFHTGTAAYFIRIGGCDVGCHWCDVKESWNADLHPPTATDVIVANAKKYAETVVITGGEPLTWDMSLITAKLKQAGMKVHIETSGAYSVTGNWDWFCLSPKKMKLPVQSAYDIANELKVIVYNKHDFQFAEEQAAKTNKNAILFLQPEWSKKEEMTPLIIDYVMNNPKWRISLQTHKYLNIP, from the coding sequence ATGTTACAAAAAGAAGTTCAATTAGCAGTGGATAAAGGCGAAATGTTGCCTTTAATGGAAGAGTTTTATACTATTCAAGGAGAAGGGTTTCATACAGGAACAGCAGCTTATTTTATAAGAATAGGTGGTTGCGATGTAGGTTGTCATTGGTGCGATGTTAAAGAAAGTTGGAATGCAGATTTACATCCTCCAACTGCTACAGATGTTATTGTAGCTAATGCAAAGAAATATGCTGAAACTGTTGTGATAACTGGAGGAGAACCATTAACATGGGACATGTCTTTAATTACAGCTAAGTTGAAACAGGCTGGAATGAAAGTTCATATTGAAACTTCGGGGGCTTATTCGGTTACAGGAAATTGGGATTGGTTTTGTTTGTCTCCAAAAAAAATGAAATTACCTGTTCAAAGCGCTTATGATATTGCAAATGAATTAAAAGTGATTGTTTATAATAAACACGATTTTCAATTCGCAGAAGAGCAAGCAGCCAAAACAAATAAAAATGCTATTTTGTTTTTGCAACCAGAATGGAGTAAGAAAGAAGAAATGACTCCTTTAATTATTGACTATGTAATGAATAATCCAAAATGGAGAATCTCTTTGCAAACACACAAATATCTGAATATACCTTAA
- a CDS encoding class I SAM-dependent methyltransferase: MKDLFGKAILDYQTNNNPENLITETTISDADEMSVAYLFREYNEMPKLEKKALQLAKGKVLDVGCGAGSHSLYLQNKKNTEVTSIDISTNAISACKLRGLKNVAVENVLNYSSENKFDTILLLMNGTGIFEKINKISEYLKKLKSLLNNKGQILIDSSDIIYMFDQDDEGAYEIPANGYYGELQFDISYKGEKETSFDWLYLDYNTLQNAAHANGLQCELILEGEHYDYLAKLSL; this comes from the coding sequence ATGAAAGACCTTTTTGGAAAAGCCATTTTAGATTATCAGACCAATAATAATCCAGAAAATTTAATTACAGAAACCACAATTAGCGATGCCGATGAAATGAGTGTAGCTTATTTGTTTAGGGAATATAACGAAATGCCTAAGCTAGAAAAAAAAGCATTACAATTAGCTAAAGGAAAAGTTTTAGATGTAGGGTGCGGAGCTGGAAGCCATTCTTTATATCTTCAAAATAAAAAAAATACTGAAGTAACGTCTATAGATATTTCTACAAACGCTATTAGTGCTTGTAAATTGAGAGGTTTAAAAAATGTAGCGGTTGAAAATGTTTTAAATTATTCTTCAGAAAACAAATTTGACACCATTTTATTATTAATGAATGGAACAGGAATTTTTGAAAAAATAAACAAAATTAGCGAATACCTTAAAAAACTAAAGTCATTATTAAATAACAAAGGACAGATATTAATTGATTCATCAGACATTATTTATATGTTTGATCAAGATGATGAAGGTGCGTATGAAATCCCTGCAAATGGTTATTATGGTGAGTTACAATTTGACATTTCTTATAAAGGAGAAAAAGAAACCTCTTTTGACTGGCTATATTTAGATTACAACACACTACAAAACGCTGCGCATGCAAATGGTTTACAATGCGAATTAATCCTAGAAGGAGAACATTATGATTATTTGGCAAAACTAAGTTTATAG
- a CDS encoding YkgJ family cysteine cluster protein, which yields MKPPLNELGKLAKDTHNENKKYFDKLKKRTPKNLDYIMQDLHEAEFKKTDCLECANCCKTTGPLFTSADIERISKSLRQKPQQFIEQYLMVDEDNDYVLQSVPCTFLDNENKCFIYDVRPKACREFPHTDRKKFQQISDLTLKNVAICPAAFNIVEKMKEKLPL from the coding sequence TTGAAACCACCACTAAACGAACTCGGAAAACTAGCCAAAGATACGCATAACGAAAATAAAAAATATTTCGATAAGCTAAAAAAACGTACGCCAAAGAATTTAGATTATATAATGCAAGATTTGCATGAGGCCGAATTTAAGAAAACGGATTGTTTAGAATGTGCTAATTGTTGCAAAACTACGGGGCCATTATTTACTTCTGCAGATATTGAAAGAATTTCTAAAAGTTTAAGACAGAAACCACAGCAGTTTATTGAACAATATTTAATGGTAGATGAAGATAATGATTATGTTTTGCAAAGTGTACCTTGTACTTTTTTAGATAATGAGAATAAATGTTTTATTTATGATGTGCGACCTAAAGCATGTCGTGAATTTCCTCATACTGATAGAAAGAAGTTTCAACAAATTTCTGATTTAACTTTAAAAAATGTAGCAATTTGTCCAGCAGCTTTTAATATCGTTGAAAAAATGAAAGAAAAATTACCATTGTAA
- a CDS encoding DUF2059 domain-containing protein, with protein sequence MKKLFLAVAIMLIAQLGMAQDAFKEDVLKVLKASGSAAQMELAKDQVMQSIPETKRVEFSKDFDASLPSLYDKMAKVYMETYTHAEIKEMLKFYNSPVGKKITEKSGELTKKNMVAGQEWGVELQGIMMKYMQ encoded by the coding sequence ATGAAAAAATTATTTTTAGCAGTAGCGATAATGCTTATTGCTCAATTAGGAATGGCACAAGATGCTTTTAAAGAAGATGTTTTAAAAGTGTTAAAAGCTTCTGGTTCTGCTGCACAAATGGAATTAGCAAAAGATCAAGTTATGCAAAGTATACCTGAAACTAAGAGAGTAGAGTTTTCTAAAGATTTTGATGCTTCCTTACCATCTTTATACGATAAAATGGCAAAGGTTTACATGGAAACTTATACTCATGCTGAAATAAAAGAAATGTTGAAGTTTTATAATTCTCCTGTTGGTAAAAAAATAACTGAGAAGTCAGGTGAGTTAACTAAAAAAAATATGGTAGCTGGTCAAGAATGGGGAGTTGAACTGCAAGGTATTATGATGAAATATATGCAATAA